The sequence GCAAACGCAAATCCCTACACTGAGATTAGtataaatatttggtaTTTAAACACTGAGGATTCTATGgatttttatttacttaatactttaatttatatttactcAATACTTTAATTTCCTtacaaattaataaagaataGGAAAACAAACCGAACAACAACTAATGCCAGAACAACAAGAAATCGCAAGCTTATATACCATCCAAACAACAGGTAGTCCTTCAACTGATGAGGTACCTGAAGATTACTTGAGAACAATCGAAGAAAagatttataataaaagacACATTGATGAtagaattcaaaatattgtaattaaCAAGGATTATGCAGTTCTATTTTTGCACAAGTACCACAAAGTAAAAAAGATAGAACTTTCCTTACTTGAAGGAGAAAATGTTAGAGACACACACTCAAAAAATTTCGAGCAGACAtactttttatttcatGACACCATACTGTCTAAAACATCAAAGGAGGAGCCAGCAAAATCAGGTACTGAAATTCAGCTAACGCAATTGCAAAACCTcacaattatattttgtgaAAATAATAGTTACGTATTACCCATTATTTTCCCCAATTTTATGAGGTTGCATATTTTGAAGGATCAGTTTCCTTATACCATTTTACAATCGCTAGTTAACGATAATATCATATCATTCGACAAATTCTTCCAGAaagtaaagaaaaaagttaaaaaaatagaagTACAAAGCGATACAAGTTATAGATTAAATCTAAATCATTTTAAAAAACTATCgtttttaaaatctaatTTCGAAACATGTCTCGATTCTCAGAAAATTGCAAATAAGCCAATTTTGAAGTTTGTAAATGAACAAAAGAGGGCATTTGCAAAAAATGCAGCTATTGTTAATTGCTGCTGTAGTATATCTCATTCGATTGAAGAAGCAAAATTAGAAGCGGATGAACTGTCGAAGTACATTACTGAAGTCgataaacaattaaatcGGTTATATCAGACACGGCTTACTTCATTCCGTGGTATTTTTGTAACACTGATTGTATTTAcatcaatatttatttccgggttatttaaagatatctACAATGACAGTGCCTCTACAGGGATAATTATtgcatttatattattggtGATATTTTGTGGGAtatgttttttaattttgatattattgtaTTGGCATATCTCTCTTTTATGGTTCCTGCCGTTAAACAGGAACACGGATgagaaaaacaataaagaCGCCTCGAACACAAGAGATTTAGAAATAGTATATTCTGAGTTCGAACAAGGtcataattcaaattccaGCAGTGTTAGAACAAACCCCGAGAATGTATAATTGTTTAGCtaaaaagatttaaattaaaacttATTTGCTACAAactagaaatatttttttgttatacTCTCAGTACTTAATCAATATCTATGTACTACTTGATATTCTTGTATGGATAGCTCTAAAAAAGAGTATCATAGGATGGAGGAGCTTCTTCAATACTGTCAGATAAATCTTCATCTTTCCTACGTTCTACTGGTTCTATTAATATAACATCCGAATCCCCCTGATGATTTACTAATTTATAGCCCATGAATTCCAAATACTGATCCCTCATATAATCAAACATAGTAATAGAGATGTTAGGATCTGATCCACCGCATACTTTCAGTTGAGCATATACAGAACCTTTAATTCTCCATATTACAAATTCAACAGGATATTCCAAATACGAATAAAATATGTCTGGAAAGAACTTTAGagaaatatcatcatcccattgttttctttcaattgcCACGAGTTTGGCAGTCCTCTTAGCATTTTCATAACTGCATTTGAGAAATATAATAGGAATATAATCGTCCCGATACAGAGGAAGATATTCCACCGATTTAATAGGATTCAAATGATCTGTACCATCGGCAAACCTCCTATCAAGCATTCTCTTTGGAGTGTTTGTTTTTCTCCGTAATGGTTCGACCAAGTAACGTGCTTGTATTTGTTGGTTGAgcttttcaaaatctattttcttagttttataatttctCTCATAAACCTTATTTTTACATTTAGACATTCCAAAGGGTGAAGAGATATATAATGTATTGACTTCATCGTTTCCTATTGCAAGTAGTGCAGGCGCATTGGGTCTAGTGTAATCAGCCAGTTCTTCTAACTGTTCATACAAGGGTGAGTCCCAACTATCTCCGTCACCCGCAATAACTATACTGTCATAAAGCTCATTAATTGCTTCACATTTTATAACAGTGAAAGAAACATCAAACTTACGCGGGTCCTGGGCTTCTGTTCGGCTTTTTCCTGACTTCCATATAAACATAGTATATTGTTACTGGGTATTTGTGGACTTAGTCATTGCATATCAATGCACATGAAATCAGGTTCTGGAAGTAATGTGAGCCTAATTCGAACATCAGAATTCCAATTACACGACTGTTTAAATACCGCTTGGTAAACGAACTTCAAGAACATATATACTTTCTGCTTCCTGTTATAGCAAACTGGGAGTTGATTAAAGCAGGCACTTGCACATCAGAATTTGAGGAATGTGGTAACTAGCTGCTAATTGTAGCCATTCAAGGAGCTTCTAAATAGCAAGAGAAGACATAAGTTGACATACTGAGGATTGTTGCTAATATAGACACACCTTGCTACTTGctatttcaataaatgtAGGTTACTGCTTTTAGCGGTTGTTCTGATGCCAAAGAGTATTCCTGCTGACGGAgtgttttcttctttttcagGTTTCACATCGCGCGAGTGCGCGTGGTTAACCGCGGGTAACAATAGGcataatgttatttttaatattttgcGACAAAAGATGAGGCGTGAGAAAAGTGGTGAAGGGGGAGGGAATAGAATGAGTTAAGCTGACAGAGGAAAGAGAGGAAGGCAGGTGACAGTAGATAAATGTAAAATTATGGATTTGTGATGACCTGATTGTCATAGATTTGTTGTAAAACGATGTCCATTGATTAAAGATCGAATTAATTGGCATGATTAATAATTACTTGTGTTGCATGTAAGACGTTAATAGAAACGTATCACAACGAACGGCtcattgaaaatttttgtCAACATATCTATATTGTTGAGATAGTAATTGGGCGTACTGGGCAGAC comes from Tetrapisispora phaffii CBS 4417 chromosome 4, complete genome and encodes:
- the TPHA0D04710 gene encoding uncharacterized protein; the encoded protein is MPEQQEIASLYTIQTTGSPSTDEVPEDYLRTIEEKIYNKRHIDDRIQNIVINKDYAVLFLHKYHKVKKIELSLLEGENVRDTHSKNFEQTYFLFHDTILSKTSKEEPAKSGTEIQLTQLQNLTIIFCENNSYVLPIIFPNFMRLHILKDQFPYTILQSLVNDNIISFDKFFQKVKKKVKKIEVQSDTSYRLNLNHFKKLSFLKSNFETCLDSQKIANKPILKFVNEQKRAFAKNAAIVNCCCSISHSIEEAKLEADELSKYITEVDKQLNRLYQTRLTSFRGIFVTLIVFTSIFISGLFKDIYNDSASTGIIIAFILLVIFCGICFLILILLYWHISLLWFLPLNRNTDEKNNKDASNTRDLEIVYSEFEQGHNSNSSSVRTNPENV
- the TPHA0D04720 gene encoding uncharacterized protein, whose amino-acid sequence is MFIWKSGKSRTEAQDPRKFDVSFTVIKCEAINELYDSIVIAGDGDSWDSPLYEQLEELADYTRPNAPALLAIGNDEVNTLYISSPFGMSKCKNKVYERNYKTKKIDFEKLNQQIQARYLVEPLRRKTNTPKRMLDRRFADGTDHLNPIKSVEYLPLYRDDYIPIIFLKCSYENAKRTAKLVAIERKQWDDDISLKFFPDIFYSYLEYPVEFVIWRIKGSVYAQLKVCGGSDPNISITMFDYMRDQYLEFMGYKLVNHQGDSDVILIEPVERRKDEDLSDSIEEAPPSYDTLF